One part of the Sesamum indicum cultivar Zhongzhi No. 13 linkage group LG14, S_indicum_v1.0, whole genome shotgun sequence genome encodes these proteins:
- the LOC105176926 gene encoding gamma-glutamyl hydrolase 2 isoform X2 codes for MAPPPPPSPSASSTATNSPASTSSSSSSLPPIPLSSIAGAAAASSSNMLNYLWIPLLIALSKELSSSANAQSTASQLLLPSVTDAYATVPRCPSGDPNLNFRPVIGILSHPGDGASGRLNNDTNASYIAASYVKFVESAGARVIPLIYNEPPQILNEKLNLVNGVIFTGGWAKSGLYFEVVESIFKNILRKNDAGDHFPLLAICLGFELLTMIVSEDNNILEQFSAADQASTLQFVENIDINGTVFQRFPPILLKKLNTECLVMQNHRYGISPEKFQKNKSLCSFFKILTTSVDEDDKVPKKPPPWSMFQRFRPADTP; via the exons ATGGCTCCGCCTCCTCCTCCGTCTCCGTCTGCCTCCTCCACCGCCACTAACTCTCCCGCTTCcacttcttcctcctcctcgtCTCTCCCGCCGATTCCCCTCTCCTCCATCGCCGGCGCTGCTGCTGCTTCCTCTTCCAACATGCTGAATTATCTCTGGATTCCCCTCCTCATCGCTCTTTCCAAGGAGTTGAGCTCCTCCGCCAACGCTCAGTCTACTGCGTCACAGCTTCTCTTGCCGAGTGTGACGGATGCTTACGCTACGGTTCCGCGGTGCCCCTCCGGGGACCCCAATCTCAACTTTCGGCCGGTTATCGGGATCCTTAGCCACCCGGGGGATGGCGCCTCTGGTCGTCTCAATAACGATACTAATGCTTCGTATATCGCTGCTTCTTATGTGAAGTTTGTTGAGTCTGCTGGAGCTAGGGTTATTCCGCTTATCTACAATGAACCGCCGCAGATTCTTAACGAA AAACTCAATTTGGTTAATGGAGTGATCTTCACAGGAGGGTGGGCGAAAAGTGGTCTCTACTTTGAGGTTGTTGAGTCTATTTTTAAG AACATCCTGAGGAAGAATGATGCTGGAGACCATTTCCCTTTGCTTGCCATATGCTTGGGTTTTGAACTGTTAACAATGATCGTCAGTGAG GACAACAACATCCTGGAGCAATTTAGTGCAGCAGATCAAGCTTCGACATTGCAATTCGTGGAAAACATAGATATTAATGGAACTGTATTTCAAAG GTTCCCTCCGATTTTGCTAAAGAAGCTGAATACAGAATGCCTTGTGATGCAGAATCATCGG TATGGGATATCACCTGAAAAGTTCCAAAAGAATAAGAGTCTATGCAGTTTCTTCAAGATCTTAACAACTAGTGTAGATGAAGATGACAAGGTACCTAAGAAACCACCCCCATG GTCTATGTTTCAACGGTTCAGGCCTGCAGATACCCCGTGA